The genomic segment AGGCCTATCGCCAGCTCGCCAAAAAGTATCACCCAGATCTCAATAAAGACGATGAGAGCGCCGCCCAGAAGTTCAAAGAGGTGAACGAGGCATATCAGGTGCTTTCGGACGATCAAAAGCGCGCACAGTACGATCAGTTCGGCTCGGCGGCGTTTGACGGGAGCGCGGGCGGCTATGGAGGCTATGGGGGCGGCTTTAGCGGCGGCGGGTTCGGCGGATTTGGAGATATTTTCGAGAGTTTCTTTGGCGGCGGCTCTGCGGCCAGAAGGGGCGGGCCAACCCGAGGCAACGACGTGGAGGCAACGCTGCGCATCACCTTTGAAGAAGCGGCCTTTGGTGTGAAAAAAGAGGTGAACATCGGGCGCAGAGAGGCCTGCGAGCATTGTCATGGAACGGGCGCCAAGCCGGGCAGCAGCGTCAAAACCTGCCCGACCTGCGGCGGCAGCGGCCAGGTGCGCCAGCAGCAGAACAGCATGTTTGGCAGCTTTATGAATATCACAACCTGCCCCAACTGCCGCGGTCAGGGCAAGATCATCGAAGAGCCCTGCGAAACCTGCCGGGGCAGCGGGCATGTTCAGCAGAACCGGAAGATCAGCATCAATATCCCGGCCGGCATCGACAACGGCCAGGTGATCACGCTTTCCGGCCAGGGCGATGCCGGGGAAAAGGGCGGCCCGGCGGGCGATTTGCTCGTCTATATTCAGGTGCGGCCGCACAAAACCTTTAGACGGGAAGGGGTCAACCTCTATATGGAGATGCCCATCAGCTTTGGCCAGGCGGCGCTGGGCTGTGAACTGGAAGTGCCCACGCTGGACGGCAAGGTGAAATATAGCATTCCGGCAGGCACGCAGACCGGGACGACTTTCCGCTTGCGCGGGAAGGGCATCAAGTATCTGCGGCAGGATTTGTACGGCGACCTGTTCGTCAAGATGAATGTGCAGATTCCGCGCAAGCTGACGGAACAGCAAAAACAGCTGATTATGGAGCTGGAAAATATCGATGCACAGAGCATCCCCAAAAAGAAAAAGCTCTTTAAGAAATAGCAAACTGCAAAAATGCGGCGGTATTCCAGGGATACCGCCGCACTTTTTATGCAAATATCCCCCGGGCAATGTTTGAATTTTTCTGGAAAAAAGGTATAATAACTAGTAGTATAAGCGATGCGCGGTTAGGAGATGACGTTATGAAAATGAAGCAGAGAGAAATTCTAAATGCACTTGCGCTGGATTTTGCGAGAGATCACCAGTCTCAGGAGGAGTATATCAACGCCAAAATTGAGGAGATCAAGTGCGCAACCAAGGAATATCTCATGGGCACCGGCATGAAAGGCTTTATGCTGGGGCTTTCGGGCGGCATCGACAGCTATGTCTCGGCGGCGCTTGTGGCAGATGCCGTGCGCGATATCAGCGGCCTGGTGCATCTGCTGATTTTGCCCAACGGCGAGCAGAAGGATATCGGCGATGCGCTGGAGTGCGCGGATGCCCTGACCCAGCGCTTTTCCAACATCACCTGCGAGACCATCAATATCCGCCCGATGTACGATGGCCTTTTGGAGAGCATAGCTCCAAGCTGCATTCGGGAGCAGGCGGATTCCTATTTCCTCGGAAACTCTCAGCCCAGGCTGCGCATGGTTTGCCAGTATGCGCTGGGCAAAGGGCTGCTTGTGGTGGGGACGGACCACGCCACGGAAAACATCACCGGGTATTTTACCAAATACGGCGACGGCGGCAGCGATTACAATCCGATGGACGGCCTGATCAAGCCGGATATCTACGCCATTGCCGCGCAGTACGGCGCGCCCGAGTGCGTCATGAAAAAAGCGCCGGCGGCAGGGCTTGGCATCTCCAGTTCGGATGAGGAGGAACTGGGCTTTACCTATGAGCAGCTTTCCCAGTATCTCCGGGGCAACCTGGTGGAGAAGGATACCATGGCGCGTATCGTCTCGCTGTATGAAAAAGCCGAGCATAAGCGGCATTTGCCCGCTTCGCCCATGAACCTCTGGTGGAAGCAGAAGAAGGAGGAGGCCAGCTTTATCGTCGTAGATATGATCCATGCGTTTACGGATGGCAGCATGGCCTGCCAGAATGCCGAGGCCGCAGTGAAAAATACTGTTTCCTACCTGAACGAGCATCCCGAGCACCGGGTATTCTATGTGCGCGACTATCACCCGGAAGATCACTGCTCTTTCCAGGAGCAGGGCGGCCCCTGGCCGCAGCACGCCGTTGCCGGCACAAAGGAGAGCCAGGTGGAGGAGGCGTTCTATACGGAGCTTGGAAAGACCATCAACACGCCTCTGGAGCGCTATAATGTGTTCAACAAGGGGAGCAACCCGCTGGAAGAGGAATACTCTGGCTTTAACGCGCAAAACGAGCAGTACGGTGCGCTCAAGTATAACCTGACGCGCAAAGTGATCGTGAGCGGTATCGCCACGGAATACTGCGTGAAGAACACCGTCATGGATCTGCTGAAAAATGGGTTTGAAGTCGCCGTCCTGAAAGATGGCCTGGCCTACCTGGAAGCGCAGGGGCATGAAGAGGCGCTGGCCGAGATGCGGGCAATGGGCGCTCAGATTATCGAATAAGACGGAGGAACTATTTTGGCTAGAAGCGATGAAAACGTATTCGCGGAAGAGCGCAAGCAGCTGATTGTCGAGCTTGTCAACCGGCAGGTGAAGGCCACGGTATCCAGCCTTTGCGAGGAATTCGGCGTCTCACCGGCGACCATCCGCAACGATCTGCGGGAGCTGGAGTTTGCCGGCCTTTTGAAGCGCACGCACGGCGGCGCGATTCGCAATAAAAAGACGAGCTACGAGAAGATATACGAAGAGCGGCTGGTCTACCGCAAAGAGGAAAAACACGCCATTGGCAAGGCGGCCGCGGCGATGGTGCAGGACGGCGATACCATCATCATGGATACAGGCACGACTACGCTGGAGATGGCGCGCTTTCTGACGGACGTCCAGGGGCTGACCGTCGTTACCAATGATCTTGGGATTGCCTCATATATCAACCGCCATATCAACGCAGATCTCCTGGTGGTCGGCGGGTTTTTGCGCAAGCACTATAACTGCTTTTGCGGGCCGCTGACGATTTCCGCACTGGATGGGCTGAGCGTGGACAAGGCGTTTCTCTCTGCGGACGGCGTCTCCATCGAAAAGGGCATTTCGACGCCGAATGTGGATATTTCCATGGTGCGCCGGGCGTTCATCGAGTGCGCAGACGAGAAGATTTTGCTGGCTGATCACTCCAAATTCGGCAAGACGACGTTCGTCAAGTGCGCGGCATTGAGCGAGATTGACGTCATCGTCACAGATGAAAAAGCCGAGAAAAAATATTTGAGCCGCATGCGGGAAGAGGGCGTGGAAATCGAGGTTGCCAAGCTGCCCCGGCAGGCGGCCAAGGAAAAAGAGCAGAGCCTTGCCGCAAAGGAGGCTTAAAAAGCTGGAATATTCCAGCTTTTTTATTTGCAGGAAACGTCTGATACAGTTTCCAAATCATTTGCGGCAAAGTTCGATATATTTCGCGCCCAAGTCAAATAAGAATAGAGTGGGTGATGAAATTGAATCAAAAAGCAAAACGGTATTTGGAATACGCCAAATATGCCTTGCTGGCGCTGGCGTATCTGTTTCTCATGGAAGTGCTGGGATG from the Christensenellaceae bacterium 44-20 genome contains:
- the dnaJ gene encoding molecular chaperone DnaJ, with product MANKDYYETLGVDKSASAEEIKKAYRQLAKKYHPDLNKDDESAAQKFKEVNEAYQVLSDDQKRAQYDQFGSAAFDGSAGGYGGYGGGFSGGGFGGFGDIFESFFGGGSAARRGGPTRGNDVEATLRITFEEAAFGVKKEVNIGRREACEHCHGTGAKPGSSVKTCPTCGGSGQVRQQQNSMFGSFMNITTCPNCRGQGKIIEEPCETCRGSGHVQQNRKISINIPAGIDNGQVITLSGQGDAGEKGGPAGDLLVYIQVRPHKTFRREGVNLYMEMPISFGQAALGCELEVPTLDGKVKYSIPAGTQTGTTFRLRGKGIKYLRQDLYGDLFVKMNVQIPRKLTEQQKQLIMELENIDAQSIPKKKKLFKK
- the nadE gene encoding NAD(+) synthase, with the protein product MKMKQREILNALALDFARDHQSQEEYINAKIEEIKCATKEYLMGTGMKGFMLGLSGGIDSYVSAALVADAVRDISGLVHLLILPNGEQKDIGDALECADALTQRFSNITCETINIRPMYDGLLESIAPSCIREQADSYFLGNSQPRLRMVCQYALGKGLLVVGTDHATENITGYFTKYGDGGSDYNPMDGLIKPDIYAIAAQYGAPECVMKKAPAAGLGISSSDEEELGFTYEQLSQYLRGNLVEKDTMARIVSLYEKAEHKRHLPASPMNLWWKQKKEEASFIVVDMIHAFTDGSMACQNAEAAVKNTVSYLNEHPEHRVFYVRDYHPEDHCSFQEQGGPWPQHAVAGTKESQVEEAFYTELGKTINTPLERYNVFNKGSNPLEEEYSGFNAQNEQYGALKYNLTRKVIVSGIATEYCVKNTVMDLLKNGFEVAVLKDGLAYLEAQGHEEALAEMRAMGAQIIE
- a CDS encoding DeoR/GlpR family DNA-binding transcription regulator; translated protein: MARSDENVFAEERKQLIVELVNRQVKATVSSLCEEFGVSPATIRNDLRELEFAGLLKRTHGGAIRNKKTSYEKIYEERLVYRKEEKHAIGKAAAAMVQDGDTIIMDTGTTTLEMARFLTDVQGLTVVTNDLGIASYINRHINADLLVVGGFLRKHYNCFCGPLTISALDGLSVDKAFLSADGVSIEKGISTPNVDISMVRRAFIECADEKILLADHSKFGKTTFVKCAALSEIDVIVTDEKAEKKYLSRMREEGVEIEVAKLPRQAAKEKEQSLAAKEA